A DNA window from Shewanella baltica contains the following coding sequences:
- a CDS encoding UvrD-helicase domain-containing protein: MSSSKLSKSNSKSPIIKSKGTAFFRNIVPSKIFNVSRNAKYPLVQPELNRKIAEKTNPKTLNYTTNIAKIMSVLRDREIVEYQHSLIKAAINNISEDTVDVDYIRIGLSLTSTDIDKLLDKDSGITCVKTIDRNARLIVKNHKVGNANKGFKRGDKRPFFTSRFELFADNDDYRFINVFLANPDHDRNNERALVYNCEIEFIPTRVSLPLISFMLYQFQSVLGPRRYKQLLDNALLLELHTGYIMYGVSQLFAFMKTSNNRVSKGECFPKYKSWATETTYIGDRYSHHLIGYDKTLKENKKFIELAIKGLAGSFERAAGELDGVAEWFPSQACSYRLESRERLDTNPISKLGTYSVKSLLGNVRLLNPRYLEELTDTELKRLVKDKSIDPLSAKWSAIFRRTKGKKLYYSFDTSLLNTAFNGRWQALLKAIQSPTKKLEVKPKRNYQKSVTKARERLKKIIKKQLLNCDSVNKIVKSKKPAIYVEGCPGAGKTRLIIERVRHLLEKGIKPSAICVLAFTNKAADEFRSRLNAQKLYSDDMVVSTFSSWCNSSLDKDKKLKVLSSGEVLNAIKSLIDENSEIVKKYDEYEIARRCVSIFSHMADFDNPDIVLTIQKIASDLIDFSDDLAKIYKAYNKYKEGKYRDFNDMLLQMKSALNDANFLEKMTNRYEHLIVDEIQDTNAVQWHIIKTLYNNNIKFFCVGDPAQSIYGFRGANSQITTKFKKKFEGGGRYQLTRNYRTTEPLVELTNILRFDINTDYLGSISMLRTDKQDTGFARVKYCDKFNEAVSWLINDLEEDDSCYENKLILCRYNKQVESIKNTLLKAGFDTSEGKPLQVLTFHKSKGLEAEHCYVFDPLFSQSLLSTYKEELCNTYVAFTRAKKALTIFVNETGTTVYGLGPKQVKRTKAKSIFLDLPEEWLEVVD, translated from the coding sequence ATGAGTAGTTCTAAGCTATCTAAGAGTAATTCTAAGTCACCTATTATCAAGTCCAAGGGTACTGCATTCTTTCGTAATATCGTTCCGAGTAAAATTTTTAATGTATCACGTAATGCTAAATACCCATTGGTTCAGCCAGAACTTAATCGTAAAATAGCTGAAAAAACTAATCCTAAAACTTTAAACTATACAACTAATATCGCTAAGATCATGAGTGTGCTGCGAGATAGAGAAATAGTTGAGTACCAACACAGTCTCATTAAAGCAGCAATCAATAACATCAGCGAAGATACAGTTGATGTTGACTATATACGCATAGGGTTATCTCTGACATCAACAGATATAGATAAACTTCTAGATAAAGATAGTGGTATAACTTGTGTTAAAACTATTGATAGAAACGCTAGATTAATAGTAAAAAATCATAAGGTTGGTAATGCGAATAAAGGCTTCAAACGAGGCGATAAACGCCCGTTTTTTACATCTAGATTTGAATTGTTTGCTGATAATGATGACTATAGATTTATTAATGTGTTTCTAGCTAATCCTGACCATGATCGTAATAATGAACGGGCTTTAGTTTATAACTGTGAAATAGAGTTTATTCCAACTCGTGTTAGTCTACCTTTAATATCATTCATGCTTTACCAATTTCAATCGGTATTAGGGCCCCGCCGTTATAAGCAATTACTTGATAATGCCTTGTTATTAGAACTTCATACAGGATATATCATGTATGGAGTATCTCAGTTATTCGCTTTTATGAAAACGAGTAATAATAGGGTATCTAAAGGTGAATGTTTCCCTAAGTATAAAAGTTGGGCTACAGAAACTACTTATATAGGTGACAGATATAGCCACCATCTGATTGGCTATGACAAGACACTTAAAGAAAACAAGAAGTTTATAGAGCTTGCAATTAAGGGGCTCGCAGGGTCATTTGAGCGCGCCGCAGGTGAGCTAGATGGCGTTGCTGAGTGGTTCCCTTCTCAGGCGTGTAGCTACCGTCTAGAGTCCCGTGAAAGGCTTGATACTAATCCTATTAGTAAACTAGGTACGTATTCCGTTAAGTCCTTACTCGGTAATGTTCGATTGTTAAATCCTCGGTATCTTGAAGAGTTAACGGATACAGAATTAAAGAGATTAGTTAAAGATAAATCGATAGATCCGTTATCGGCTAAATGGAGCGCTATATTTCGTAGGACAAAAGGTAAAAAACTTTATTATTCTTTTGATACCTCCCTACTCAATACAGCATTCAATGGACGCTGGCAGGCACTGTTAAAGGCTATTCAGAGCCCCACCAAGAAGCTTGAAGTTAAGCCTAAGAGGAACTATCAAAAATCGGTAACAAAAGCCCGTGAGAGACTTAAAAAAATTATTAAAAAGCAGCTATTGAACTGTGATTCTGTTAATAAAATAGTTAAGTCTAAGAAACCTGCTATCTACGTTGAGGGTTGCCCCGGAGCGGGCAAAACACGTCTGATTATTGAGCGCGTTAGACATTTGTTAGAAAAAGGAATCAAGCCTAGTGCTATTTGTGTACTTGCCTTTACTAATAAGGCAGCTGATGAGTTTAGATCCCGCCTAAATGCTCAAAAGCTGTATTCAGATGATATGGTTGTCAGCACGTTTAGCAGTTGGTGTAACAGTTCTCTAGACAAAGACAAAAAGCTCAAGGTTCTGAGTTCGGGTGAGGTGTTGAATGCGATAAAGTCACTTATTGACGAAAACAGTGAAATAGTCAAAAAATATGATGAGTACGAAATAGCTAGACGTTGTGTTTCAATCTTTAGCCACATGGCCGATTTCGATAACCCAGATATTGTACTTACTATTCAAAAGATAGCGTCAGATTTAATCGATTTCAGTGATGATCTTGCCAAAATCTATAAGGCATACAACAAGTATAAAGAAGGAAAGTATCGCGATTTTAATGACATGCTTTTACAAATGAAAAGCGCTTTAAACGATGCTAACTTTCTAGAGAAGATGACAAATCGATATGAGCATTTGATCGTCGATGAGATCCAAGACACTAACGCCGTTCAATGGCATATCATCAAAACTTTATATAACAACAATATTAAGTTCTTTTGTGTGGGAGATCCCGCTCAATCAATTTATGGTTTTCGTGGCGCGAACAGCCAGATAACTACTAAATTTAAGAAGAAGTTTGAGGGCGGGGGCAGGTACCAACTTACACGTAATTATAGAACGACTGAGCCTCTCGTTGAGCTAACAAATATTCTAAGATTTGATATAAATACCGATTATCTCGGCTCAATAAGCATGTTAAGGACAGATAAGCAAGATACTGGATTTGCTAGAGTTAAATACTGCGATAAGTTTAATGAAGCCGTTTCTTGGTTAATTAATGATTTAGAGGAAGATGATAGCTGTTATGAAAATAAACTCATTTTGTGTCGTTACAATAAACAAGTTGAGAGCATCAAAAATACACTACTAAAAGCGGGATTTGATACATCAGAAGGAAAACCCCTGCAAGTGTTGACTTTCCATAAATCGAAGGGATTAGAGGCTGAGCATTGCTATGTATTCGATCCTTTATTTAGTCAAAGCTTACTTTCAACATACAAAGAAGAGCTATGTAATACCTATGTCGCTTTTACTCGGGCTAAGAAAGCACTGACGATATTTGTTAACGAAACTGGTACTACGGTTTATGGATTGGGTCCTAAGCAAGTTAAACGTACAAAGGCTAAGAGCATCTTCCTTGATTTACCAGAGGAATGGTTAGAAGTTGTCGACTGA
- a CDS encoding tyrosine-type recombinase/integrase produces the protein MTTATPYALYLSRLSINSQRSISSQMRSIARLMQWQEDCLDDKLCQIDYQQALQIRAMMTHAQWSARSINRAMIAIKNIVKVAALMNKADLSQVANLQTINQVKHGEHQGTPLSTEQVTAVLDYCKTQKGTFATRNLVIFSLFLGTGLRRSELSALMLSDYDANLHTLTVAVGKGNKSRTLFLPEWVEKNLLAWLKLRQRQQGYLVCKSTLTGKLKLTEPTTPTALYRLVKDTLYELGVDNVSPHDLRRTFITRLLEQNVDINTVRQMAGHADISTTTIYDKRDHAFMKQAAAMLDYIPPEKPIKRGRGSR, from the coding sequence ATGACTACAGCGACCCCTTATGCGCTGTATTTGAGCCGCCTGTCTATTAATAGTCAGCGTTCAATCAGCTCACAAATGCGCAGTATTGCGCGACTCATGCAGTGGCAAGAAGACTGTCTCGATGACAAGCTGTGTCAGATTGACTATCAACAAGCGCTGCAAATACGCGCAATGATGACCCATGCGCAGTGGTCAGCGCGTTCTATTAACCGCGCCATGATAGCGATTAAGAATATCGTCAAAGTGGCAGCCTTGATGAACAAAGCCGATTTATCGCAGGTCGCTAACTTGCAGACCATAAATCAAGTGAAGCACGGTGAGCATCAAGGTACGCCGTTAAGCACCGAGCAAGTGACCGCGGTATTGGATTACTGCAAAACGCAAAAAGGCACCTTTGCTACCCGTAATCTGGTGATATTCAGCCTGTTCTTGGGTACTGGATTGCGCCGCAGTGAGTTATCGGCGTTGATGCTGAGTGACTATGATGCCAACTTGCATACCCTGACGGTAGCAGTGGGTAAAGGTAACAAGAGTCGCACCTTGTTCTTACCTGAATGGGTAGAGAAAAATCTGTTGGCATGGCTTAAGTTACGTCAGCGCCAGCAGGGTTATTTAGTGTGTAAGTCGACACTGACAGGCAAGCTTAAGCTAACCGAGCCAACCACCCCAACGGCTTTATATCGGTTAGTTAAAGATACCTTGTATGAGCTAGGAGTGGATAACGTATCACCCCATGATTTACGCCGTACCTTTATTACTCGCTTGCTTGAGCAAAATGTGGATATCAATACCGTGCGCCAAATGGCAGGACACGCCGATATCAGTACCACTACCATTTACGATAAACGTGACCATGCGTTTATGAAGCAAGCCGCTGCGATGCTGGATTACATTCCGCCTGAAAAGCCTATTAAACGGGGGCGCGGCAGTCGATGA
- a CDS encoding AAA family ATPase produces MINVKPIAKHAKHCYCLATQIAEDLLLSAVNYGFEYMPSYAINSLVGIKLQHGINHDIDSTLALFPLKDNYPVMAETVQHNARFLCELFKLDAAMKPMMVLIIVLNANAGLKELLNLLADHDTDILIHWLEQETGLNSDDIHEQLEPLARNRFIEGAALLLPHLLRIPEPFRVLLVTEKLTRRESLLAPIIKHSPTAQFKLKQFEHVNADLVYRYLRAAMTQRLKGVNILLYGAAGTGKTELSRTLAKALRRSLVEVQSVQFEDGKVTEEFLSKEPTSQRLTYLNLLQSLLDGSDESLLLVDECESVFKHADEHYSKEGLMRLLETNPVPAIWITNHVSQLEPSYIRRFKLVMEIPVPDEAFSFAMSKTMLKSLKVSDAFRLVLASKSNAAPAYIANAAHVASTLALTGDEAEVVVLDVIDATLEACGEEPPAAKYQGQLSFDPSCLNLNAIDGQDAHTIISDIDTAIANSLPVRVLLNGPPGTGKTGWVHHLAETHGMDIMHIKCSDVLSKYVGESEQNIAALFREAHRTKKLMLFDEVDSLLSQRESAQAQYEVQLINELLSQLECNTMPVFAATNALSAIDSAVMRRFDFKLTCDYLTEQQRQTLYKQVLGITKLNQTEADQLHALQQLTPGDFAIVARRMLFQPNHNHRATAITLLTQENNRKQATRRIGFIN; encoded by the coding sequence ATGATAAACGTCAAACCCATCGCTAAACACGCTAAGCATTGTTATTGCCTTGCGACTCAAATCGCCGAAGACTTATTGCTGTCAGCCGTCAATTATGGCTTTGAATATATGCCGTCCTATGCGATTAACTCGTTAGTAGGTATCAAGCTGCAACATGGCATTAACCATGATATCGACAGCACCCTAGCGCTGTTTCCGCTAAAGGATAATTACCCTGTAATGGCAGAAACGGTGCAGCACAATGCGCGGTTTCTGTGTGAACTGTTTAAGCTAGATGCCGCGATGAAACCCATGATGGTGCTCATCATCGTGCTCAATGCCAATGCGGGACTCAAAGAGTTGCTTAACCTGCTAGCTGACCATGATACGGATATTCTCATTCATTGGTTAGAGCAAGAAACGGGACTCAACAGTGATGATATCCATGAGCAGCTAGAACCTTTAGCCCGTAATCGCTTTATTGAGGGAGCAGCATTACTCCTACCGCATTTGTTGAGAATACCGGAGCCGTTTAGGGTATTGCTGGTGACTGAAAAGCTCACTCGCCGTGAATCCTTGCTCGCGCCGATTATCAAACACAGCCCTACTGCACAGTTCAAGCTTAAACAATTTGAGCATGTGAATGCCGATTTAGTGTATCGCTATCTAAGGGCTGCCATGACTCAGCGGCTTAAAGGCGTTAACATTTTACTCTATGGGGCAGCGGGAACAGGCAAGACCGAGCTATCTCGCACCTTGGCAAAGGCACTGCGGCGCAGCTTAGTGGAAGTACAAAGTGTGCAGTTTGAGGATGGTAAAGTGACTGAGGAGTTCTTAAGTAAAGAGCCGACTAGCCAACGCTTAACCTACCTTAATCTACTGCAAAGCTTGCTCGATGGCTCAGATGAAAGCCTGTTATTGGTTGATGAATGCGAAAGCGTGTTTAAGCATGCCGATGAGCATTACTCTAAAGAAGGCTTAATGCGCTTACTGGAAACCAATCCTGTACCTGCTATTTGGATTACCAACCATGTATCGCAACTGGAACCAAGCTACATACGGCGCTTTAAGTTAGTGATGGAAATCCCTGTGCCCGATGAAGCCTTTAGCTTTGCCATGAGTAAAACCATGCTCAAATCGCTTAAGGTGTCGGATGCGTTTCGGTTGGTGTTAGCCAGTAAATCTAATGCTGCTCCGGCTTATATTGCGAACGCCGCCCATGTGGCAAGTACCTTAGCCTTAACGGGGGATGAGGCTGAAGTTGTGGTATTGGATGTTATTGATGCCACTCTTGAAGCCTGTGGTGAAGAGCCGCCAGCGGCTAAATATCAAGGCCAGCTCAGCTTTGACCCGAGTTGCTTGAACCTTAACGCCATCGACGGACAAGATGCACATACGATTATCAGTGATATCGACACCGCGATAGCCAACAGCCTCCCTGTCAGAGTGTTACTCAATGGCCCCCCAGGTACAGGTAAAACAGGCTGGGTACATCACTTAGCTGAAACCCACGGTATGGATATCATGCACATCAAGTGCTCTGATGTACTCAGTAAGTATGTCGGTGAGAGCGAGCAGAACATTGCAGCGCTGTTTAGAGAAGCGCACAGAACAAAGAAGCTAATGCTCTTTGATGAAGTCGATAGCTTGCTCAGTCAGCGTGAGAGCGCTCAAGCGCAGTATGAAGTGCAGCTCATCAACGAACTGCTGTCACAGCTTGAATGCAACACCATGCCCGTCTTTGCAGCGACTAACGCACTCAGCGCAATCGATAGCGCAGTGATGCGCCGCTTTGACTTCAAACTGACCTGTGACTATCTAACGGAGCAACAGCGCCAGACCTTGTATAAGCAAGTATTGGGTATCACTAAGTTAAACCAAACCGAAGCAGACCAACTTCACGCACTACAACAATTAACGCCCGGTGACTTCGCTATCGTAGCAAGGCGCATGTTATTTCAACCTAACCACAACCACAGAGCCACCGCTATTACCCTGTTAACCCAAGAAAACAACCGTAAACAAGCCACGCGCCGCATTGGCTTTATCAACTAA
- a CDS encoding JAB domain-containing protein has translation MAIIREINVKYQFKETQCALAEQAITRPEDTAQVFDYLKHETKEMFIVANLTTQHTINCVEVVATGSVNGISMRPVEVLRTAVILNMPSVILVHNHPSGDPTPSTSDIQFTRKVIECAKVLDINVLDHVIIGLNRFTSLRETHSDLF, from the coding sequence ATGGCGATTATCCGTGAAATCAATGTCAAATATCAGTTCAAAGAAACCCAGTGCGCCTTAGCCGAGCAAGCCATCACACGGCCTGAAGATACCGCGCAGGTATTTGACTACCTAAAGCATGAAACCAAAGAAATGTTTATCGTGGCAAACCTGACAACCCAGCACACCATTAATTGCGTAGAAGTCGTGGCGACAGGTTCAGTGAACGGTATCAGTATGCGACCCGTCGAAGTGTTACGCACGGCAGTTATTCTCAATATGCCCAGCGTTATCCTTGTTCATAACCATCCTTCAGGCGATCCAACACCAAGCACTAGCGATATCCAATTCACCCGTAAAGTCATTGAGTGCGCCAAAGTGCTGGATATCAATGTCCTCGACCATGTGATTATTGGCCTTAACCGCTTTACCAGCCTTCGCGAAACCCACAGCGATTTGTTCTAA
- a CDS encoding DUF2787 family protein — protein MNTINKELALPVSDRLLLALIPFITNQADNAVTINFRDPDYSPQRGGFHPVEIRLEKHAEQWQLCYITDFCYVGQMGQWELVKELDFDFSSGVFQSISGLLVIEAAIEFYPIWEQNFLCYWQELGVFNVSVSAD, from the coding sequence ATGAATACCATCAACAAAGAGTTGGCATTGCCTGTCTCTGACAGACTGCTATTGGCATTAATCCCGTTTATCACTAACCAAGCCGACAATGCCGTGACGATTAACTTTCGTGATCCAGATTACAGCCCCCAACGGGGTGGCTTTCATCCTGTGGAGATAAGGCTAGAGAAACACGCCGAGCAATGGCAGTTATGCTACATCACCGACTTTTGCTATGTCGGCCAAATGGGACAATGGGAGTTGGTTAAAGAACTGGACTTTGACTTTAGCAGCGGCGTATTTCAAAGCATTAGCGGCCTATTAGTCATTGAAGCAGCAATAGAGTTTTACCCGATATGGGAGCAAAACTTCCTGTGCTACTGGCAAGAGTTAGGCGTTTTTAATGTCAGTGTGTCGGCAGATTAA
- a CDS encoding YegP family protein — MSGWYELSKSSNEQFKFVLKAGNGEVILTSELYTGKSGALNGIESVQTNSPIEARYAKEVAKNEKPYFNLKAANHQIIGTSQMYSSTAARDNGIKSVMENGKTTTIKDLT, encoded by the coding sequence ATGTCAGGATGGTATGAATTAAGTAAAAGCAGTAATGAGCAATTTAAGTTTGTATTAAAGGCGGGAAATGGAGAAGTCATTCTCACCAGCGAACTTTACACAGGTAAGAGTGGTGCGTTGAACGGTATTGAATCCGTGCAAACCAACTCCCCAATCGAAGCCCGATATGCCAAAGAAGTAGCAAAAAACGAGAAGCCGTATTTCAACCTCAAAGCAGCCAACCATCAAATCATTGGCACTAGCCAAATGTATTCGAGCACTGCTGCGAGAGATAACGGGATTAAGTCGGTGATGGAAAATGGAAAAACAACCACCATTAAAGATTTGACCTAG
- a CDS encoding bacteriohemerythrin, protein MDSNKSRKDSMGYNSIFAPLLLLIYPLYCLVITGHFVAILCLSALAGILMFNINKLIRNLRQLERAAHHLGEGDLSYQLEEKDAGVFIKVVHSINRMGEDVSRTILSLSDTCEGMKKVASDIKVISEQAKQGVLEQEHQTELAASAMTQMVSSVQAVSQNAVSAAKAADIAQSSAKHGDQIMNGIVTKIGAMSAQIHDTRTVIEHLAADSNNISSIIETISQVAEQTNLLALNAAIESARAGEHGRGFAVVADEVRNLAKRTSEATVEIQQQIAALQKGAQHGVEVMLKNVVIADETAEMVNQAHSALGQIVTQVETITDMSHQIATASGQQHTVAEEINKNITVMAELALSNASHTNNTNLSSLKVYNMSQEIGSLQHRFHVNAAFFNSSQAQNKLFVKWGPELDIGMPEINRQHQRLVSLINELHRTLNEEYGLEAIKRIVQGLVDYTANHFAYEEELFARFGYPQTDSHKEKHGKLVGQVLDFQKRVVKGEDVADELMTFLKAWLVNHIQKSDKEYTAFLLSHGAE, encoded by the coding sequence ATGGATTCTAATAAAAGTCGCAAGGATTCAATGGGATATAATTCTATCTTTGCGCCACTGCTGTTGCTGATTTATCCACTCTATTGTTTAGTGATCACAGGGCACTTTGTCGCCATCCTGTGTTTAAGCGCGCTCGCCGGCATTTTAATGTTCAACATCAATAAATTAATTCGCAATTTAAGACAGCTTGAACGTGCCGCCCATCATTTAGGCGAGGGAGATTTAAGCTATCAATTAGAAGAGAAAGATGCGGGCGTGTTCATTAAGGTCGTGCATAGTATCAACCGCATGGGCGAGGATGTCAGCCGCACGATTTTATCTTTGTCTGATACCTGCGAAGGGATGAAAAAAGTGGCCTCGGATATCAAGGTCATCAGTGAGCAGGCAAAACAAGGCGTGTTAGAGCAAGAACATCAAACGGAACTGGCCGCCAGTGCGATGACGCAAATGGTTTCAAGCGTGCAAGCAGTATCGCAAAATGCCGTGAGTGCGGCCAAGGCTGCCGATATTGCCCAAAGTTCTGCCAAGCATGGCGACCAAATCATGAATGGCATAGTGACTAAAATTGGCGCTATGTCAGCACAGATCCATGACACTCGAACTGTAATTGAACACTTGGCCGCCGACAGCAACAATATCAGTAGCATTATCGAAACGATTTCACAGGTGGCTGAGCAAACCAACTTGCTTGCCTTAAACGCCGCCATTGAAAGTGCGAGAGCCGGTGAACATGGCCGCGGCTTTGCCGTTGTCGCCGATGAAGTGCGTAATCTTGCGAAACGGACATCTGAAGCCACGGTTGAAATCCAACAACAAATCGCAGCATTACAAAAAGGTGCACAACATGGCGTTGAAGTCATGTTGAAAAACGTGGTCATTGCCGACGAAACCGCTGAGATGGTCAATCAAGCCCACAGCGCGCTCGGACAAATCGTCACGCAGGTAGAGACCATTACCGATATGTCCCATCAAATCGCCACGGCATCGGGGCAACAACACACTGTTGCTGAAGAAATTAATAAAAATATCACTGTGATGGCAGAGCTCGCCCTAAGTAATGCGTCCCACACCAACAACACTAACTTATCGAGTTTGAAAGTGTATAACATGTCGCAGGAAATCGGCTCCTTGCAGCACCGATTCCATGTGAATGCGGCATTCTTTAACTCGAGTCAGGCACAAAATAAACTGTTTGTGAAATGGGGGCCTGAGTTAGACATAGGAATGCCAGAGATCAATCGTCAACATCAACGATTAGTGTCGCTGATCAATGAACTGCATCGCACATTAAACGAAGAGTATGGACTCGAAGCCATCAAACGTATCGTGCAAGGGCTGGTGGATTACACCGCCAATCACTTTGCCTATGAAGAAGAGCTCTTTGCCCGTTTTGGCTACCCACAAACCGACAGTCATAAGGAAAAGCACGGCAAGTTAGTCGGGCAAGTACTTGATTTTCAAAAGCGGGTTGTAAAAGGGGAAGATGTTGCCGACGAATTAATGACTTTCTTGAAGGCTTGGTTGGTTAACCATATCCAAAAAAGTGATAAAGAATATACCGCCTTTTTGTTATCCCATGGCGCAGAATAA
- a CDS encoding DUF3149 domain-containing protein: MAFWLDLMFGNPIGLLSMIVIFSTIGIVSYITWMFIVKSAPKQ, translated from the coding sequence ATGGCATTTTGGTTAGATCTAATGTTTGGTAACCCCATAGGCTTACTTTCAATGATCGTTATCTTTAGCACAATAGGGATAGTGTCTTATATCACTTGGATGTTCATTGTGAAGTCGGCACCGAAACAATAG
- a CDS encoding superinfection exclusion B family protein, producing the protein MFKLKLDSVKFVSPKKMMFRVMLWLMVSCTVLLLIPPNVLAVLALDKFVPEHAQFVGLGLIISIAYFLSQLINLGLDESIRHLSDKRVIETIEAKVNLLDPAERALVREFFLQGATILTLPQNETAVKSLLNACILEKLGNERHYAIQGPTADYKIAMKARMYLNRDVLRLPAGEPSQEEMQSLIKARPQFLNGLVQNRKHAA; encoded by the coding sequence ATGTTTAAACTCAAGCTGGATTCAGTTAAGTTTGTTAGTCCAAAGAAAATGATGTTCAGAGTCATGCTGTGGCTAATGGTGAGTTGTACTGTCTTACTCCTTATTCCCCCGAACGTGTTGGCAGTGCTGGCGCTCGATAAATTTGTGCCGGAACATGCGCAGTTTGTTGGATTAGGCCTGATCATATCTATCGCCTATTTTTTGAGCCAGTTGATTAACTTAGGCTTAGATGAATCAATTCGTCATTTAAGTGATAAGCGCGTTATTGAGACGATTGAAGCTAAAGTGAACCTGCTTGATCCCGCAGAGCGAGCGTTAGTCAGAGAGTTCTTTCTTCAGGGCGCCACAATTTTGACTCTGCCGCAAAATGAAACCGCAGTGAAAAGTTTATTGAATGCCTGCATCTTAGAAAAGCTAGGTAACGAGCGCCATTATGCGATTCAGGGACCGACAGCCGATTATAAGATTGCCATGAAAGCCCGCATGTATCTCAACCGCGATGTGCTGCGTTTGCCTGCGGGTGAGCCGAGCCAAGAAGAGATGCAGTCGTTGATTAAAGCGCGTCCGCAATTTTTAAATGGTCTAGTACAAAACAGAAAACACGCTGCATAG